The Phoenix dactylifera cultivar Barhee BC4 chromosome 15, palm_55x_up_171113_PBpolish2nd_filt_p, whole genome shotgun sequence genome contains a region encoding:
- the LOC103722290 gene encoding root phototropism protein 3 isoform X1 encodes MYRAHPPTILALGESLLPQFFEALQTHNLAISFDPFIIPSMWESEGEARGGGREHGIGCLDPDRHDGVESDGFECRNESRRYASSDIPSDLLVKVRGASFHLHKYPLLSRSGRMNRIICESSRDSELIEVELNDIPGGPESFELAAKFCYGFAVDLTASNISGLRSAAEYLEMTEDLEEGNLIFKTEAFLSYVVLSSWRDSIVVLKSCESLSPWAENIQIVRRCSESIAWKACANPRGIRWAYTGRPTRTCSPKWNSGDSKDSSPGKNQPVPPDWWFEDVSILRIDHFVRVVTAIKVKGMRFDLIGAAIMHYASKWLPGLAKEGARGSDDAWNQGGLHLTVAGSANKEDLSSSQIREQRMVIESLISIIPPQKDSVSCCFLLRMLRLANILKVAPALGTELEKRVGMQLEQATLQDLLIPSYNRGETSYDVDLVHRLLEHFLVQEQTEASSPGREPYPEKCGYDANSRPSVPIAKLRVAKLLDSYLTEVSRDRNLSLTKFQVLAEALPDSARTCDDGLYRAVDSYLKAHPTLTEHERKRLCRVMDCQKLSIDACTHAAQNERLPLRVVVQVLFSEQLKISNAIANASLKEAGESHLQPMMCTRRQLLEGTPQSFQEGWATAKKDINTLKFEMESMKAKYLELQSDMDNLQRQFEKMASTKSSKQSLSAWSAGWKKLSKLTKITSAVAHDKGAQIPETGVAETTRKGPRRWRNSIS; translated from the exons ATGTACCGAGCCCATCCACCCACAATTCTAGCACTTGGTGAATCACTTCTTCCCCAG TTCTTCGAGGCATTGCAAACACATAATCTTGCTATAAGCTTCGACCCTTTCATCATTCCCAGCATGTGGGAATCTGAAGGCGAGGCCCGAGGTGGTGGAAGAGAGCATGGCATCGGCTGCCTTGATCCTGACAGGCATGATGGAGTCGAGTCCGATGGCTTCGAGTGCAGGAATGAGTCTCG TAGGTATGCTTCCAGCGATATTCCTAGTGATTTGCTAGTTAAAGTGAGAGGTGCCAGCTTCCATCTGCACAAG TATCCTCTACTCTCAAGGAGTGGAAGGATGAACCGAATTATATGCGAATCATCGCGGGACTCGGAACTGATTGAGGTAGAATTGAATGATATCCCTGGTGGCCCGGAGTCATTTGAACTAGCGGCGAAGTTCTGCTATGGCTTTGCAGTCGACCTGACTGCCTCCAACATCTCCGGCCTGCGAAGTGCTGCGGAGTATTTGGAGATGACAGAGGATTTGGAAGAGGGAAACTTGATTTTCAAAACAGAAGCCTTCCTCAGCTATGTAGTCCTGTCCTCATGGCGGGACTCAATCGTCGTGCTGAAGAGCTGCGAGAGCCTCTCTCCATGGGCAGAGAACATCCAGATTGTGCGTCGGTGCAGCGAGTCCATCGCTTGGAAGGCCTGCGCAAACCCGAGGGGCATTCGGTGGGCGTATACCGGGAGGCCAACCAGGACTTGCAGTCCCAAATGGAACAGTGGTGACTCCAAAGACTCAAGCCCCGGCAAGAACCAGCCAGTCCCGCCGGACTGGTGGTTCGAAGATGTGTCGATACTCAGAATCGATCACTTCGTGCGAGTTGTTACTGCCATCAAGGTGAAGGGTATGAGGTTCGATTTGATCGGCGCTGCAATCATGCACTATGCTTCTAAATGGCTCCCAGGACTAGCAAAAGAAGGGGCTCGAGGGAGCGACGACGCATGGAACCAGGGAGGACTGCACTTGACCGTCGCAGGGTCGGCTAACAAGGAGGACTTATCGAGCTCGCAGATTCGAGAGCAACGAATGGTTATCGAGAGCCTCATAAGCATAATTCCACCTCAAAAGGACTCTGTTTCATGCTGTTTTCTCCTTCGAATGCTGAGGTTGGCGAACATCCTGAAGGTGGCACCGGCGCTGGGCACAGAATTAGAGAAAAGAGTTGGAATGCAGCTCGAGCAGGCCACTCTGCAAGACCTTTTGATACCTTCCTACAACAGGGGTGAGACATCGTATGATGTTGATCTGGTTCATAGGCTCCTCGAGCATTTCTTGGTCCAAGAGCAAACAGAGGCTTCGAGCCCCGGAAGGGAGCCATATCCTGAGAAATGTGGATATGATGCGAACTCGAGGCCGAGTGTCCCCATTGCAAAGCTAAGAGTTGCAAAGCTATTGGATAGTTATCTTACTGAGGTTTCGAGGGACCGGAATCTGTCACTCACCAAATTTCAAGTCTTGGCAGAGGCCTTGCCGGACTCAGCAAGGACTTGTGACGATGGATTGTACAGAGCGGTGGATTCTTATCTCAAG GCACATCCAACGCTCACCGAGCATGAACGGAAGCGGCTCTGCCGAGTGATGGATTGCCAGAAGCTTTCAATTGATGCCTGTACGCATGCTGCACAGAACGAACGCCTTCCACTTCGGGTTGTAGTCCAAGTCCTGTTCTCTGAGCAACTGAAAATAAGCAATGCAATCGCAAACGCATCACTGAAGGAAGCAGGGGAGTCCCACCTCCAGCCCATGATGTGCACCAGAAGGCAGCTCCTCGAGGGGACCCCTCAATCCTTCCAAGAAGGATGGGCAACAGCAAAGAAGGACATCAACACACTGAAGTTTGAGATGGAGAGCATGAAGGCTAAGTACCTCGAGCTCCAAAGTGATATGGATAACTTGCAGAGGCAGTTTGAGAAGATGGCATCAACCAAGTCCAGCAAGCAGTCGTTATCAGCTTGGAGCGCTGGGTGGAAGAAGCTAAGCAAGCTAACCAAGATCACAAGCGCTGTAGCTCATGACAAAGGAGCTCAGATTCCAGAAACGGGGGTGGCAGAGACGACAAGGAAGGGCCCGAGGAGGTGGAGGAATTCAATCTCTTGA
- the LOC103722290 gene encoding root phototropism protein 3 isoform X2, producing MYRAHPPTILALGESLLPQFFEALQTHNLAISFDPFIIPSMWESEGEARGGGREHGIGCLDPDRHDGVESDGFECRNESRYASSDIPSDLLVKVRGASFHLHKYPLLSRSGRMNRIICESSRDSELIEVELNDIPGGPESFELAAKFCYGFAVDLTASNISGLRSAAEYLEMTEDLEEGNLIFKTEAFLSYVVLSSWRDSIVVLKSCESLSPWAENIQIVRRCSESIAWKACANPRGIRWAYTGRPTRTCSPKWNSGDSKDSSPGKNQPVPPDWWFEDVSILRIDHFVRVVTAIKVKGMRFDLIGAAIMHYASKWLPGLAKEGARGSDDAWNQGGLHLTVAGSANKEDLSSSQIREQRMVIESLISIIPPQKDSVSCCFLLRMLRLANILKVAPALGTELEKRVGMQLEQATLQDLLIPSYNRGETSYDVDLVHRLLEHFLVQEQTEASSPGREPYPEKCGYDANSRPSVPIAKLRVAKLLDSYLTEVSRDRNLSLTKFQVLAEALPDSARTCDDGLYRAVDSYLKAHPTLTEHERKRLCRVMDCQKLSIDACTHAAQNERLPLRVVVQVLFSEQLKISNAIANASLKEAGESHLQPMMCTRRQLLEGTPQSFQEGWATAKKDINTLKFEMESMKAKYLELQSDMDNLQRQFEKMASTKSSKQSLSAWSAGWKKLSKLTKITSAVAHDKGAQIPETGVAETTRKGPRRWRNSIS from the exons ATGTACCGAGCCCATCCACCCACAATTCTAGCACTTGGTGAATCACTTCTTCCCCAG TTCTTCGAGGCATTGCAAACACATAATCTTGCTATAAGCTTCGACCCTTTCATCATTCCCAGCATGTGGGAATCTGAAGGCGAGGCCCGAGGTGGTGGAAGAGAGCATGGCATCGGCTGCCTTGATCCTGACAGGCATGATGGAGTCGAGTCCGATGGCTTCGAGTGCAGGAATGAGTCTCG GTATGCTTCCAGCGATATTCCTAGTGATTTGCTAGTTAAAGTGAGAGGTGCCAGCTTCCATCTGCACAAG TATCCTCTACTCTCAAGGAGTGGAAGGATGAACCGAATTATATGCGAATCATCGCGGGACTCGGAACTGATTGAGGTAGAATTGAATGATATCCCTGGTGGCCCGGAGTCATTTGAACTAGCGGCGAAGTTCTGCTATGGCTTTGCAGTCGACCTGACTGCCTCCAACATCTCCGGCCTGCGAAGTGCTGCGGAGTATTTGGAGATGACAGAGGATTTGGAAGAGGGAAACTTGATTTTCAAAACAGAAGCCTTCCTCAGCTATGTAGTCCTGTCCTCATGGCGGGACTCAATCGTCGTGCTGAAGAGCTGCGAGAGCCTCTCTCCATGGGCAGAGAACATCCAGATTGTGCGTCGGTGCAGCGAGTCCATCGCTTGGAAGGCCTGCGCAAACCCGAGGGGCATTCGGTGGGCGTATACCGGGAGGCCAACCAGGACTTGCAGTCCCAAATGGAACAGTGGTGACTCCAAAGACTCAAGCCCCGGCAAGAACCAGCCAGTCCCGCCGGACTGGTGGTTCGAAGATGTGTCGATACTCAGAATCGATCACTTCGTGCGAGTTGTTACTGCCATCAAGGTGAAGGGTATGAGGTTCGATTTGATCGGCGCTGCAATCATGCACTATGCTTCTAAATGGCTCCCAGGACTAGCAAAAGAAGGGGCTCGAGGGAGCGACGACGCATGGAACCAGGGAGGACTGCACTTGACCGTCGCAGGGTCGGCTAACAAGGAGGACTTATCGAGCTCGCAGATTCGAGAGCAACGAATGGTTATCGAGAGCCTCATAAGCATAATTCCACCTCAAAAGGACTCTGTTTCATGCTGTTTTCTCCTTCGAATGCTGAGGTTGGCGAACATCCTGAAGGTGGCACCGGCGCTGGGCACAGAATTAGAGAAAAGAGTTGGAATGCAGCTCGAGCAGGCCACTCTGCAAGACCTTTTGATACCTTCCTACAACAGGGGTGAGACATCGTATGATGTTGATCTGGTTCATAGGCTCCTCGAGCATTTCTTGGTCCAAGAGCAAACAGAGGCTTCGAGCCCCGGAAGGGAGCCATATCCTGAGAAATGTGGATATGATGCGAACTCGAGGCCGAGTGTCCCCATTGCAAAGCTAAGAGTTGCAAAGCTATTGGATAGTTATCTTACTGAGGTTTCGAGGGACCGGAATCTGTCACTCACCAAATTTCAAGTCTTGGCAGAGGCCTTGCCGGACTCAGCAAGGACTTGTGACGATGGATTGTACAGAGCGGTGGATTCTTATCTCAAG GCACATCCAACGCTCACCGAGCATGAACGGAAGCGGCTCTGCCGAGTGATGGATTGCCAGAAGCTTTCAATTGATGCCTGTACGCATGCTGCACAGAACGAACGCCTTCCACTTCGGGTTGTAGTCCAAGTCCTGTTCTCTGAGCAACTGAAAATAAGCAATGCAATCGCAAACGCATCACTGAAGGAAGCAGGGGAGTCCCACCTCCAGCCCATGATGTGCACCAGAAGGCAGCTCCTCGAGGGGACCCCTCAATCCTTCCAAGAAGGATGGGCAACAGCAAAGAAGGACATCAACACACTGAAGTTTGAGATGGAGAGCATGAAGGCTAAGTACCTCGAGCTCCAAAGTGATATGGATAACTTGCAGAGGCAGTTTGAGAAGATGGCATCAACCAAGTCCAGCAAGCAGTCGTTATCAGCTTGGAGCGCTGGGTGGAAGAAGCTAAGCAAGCTAACCAAGATCACAAGCGCTGTAGCTCATGACAAAGGAGCTCAGATTCCAGAAACGGGGGTGGCAGAGACGACAAGGAAGGGCCCGAGGAGGTGGAGGAATTCAATCTCTTGA
- the LOC103722290 gene encoding root phototropism protein 3 isoform X4, whose translation MWESEGEARGGGREHGIGCLDPDRHDGVESDGFECRNESRYASSDIPSDLLVKVRGASFHLHKYPLLSRSGRMNRIICESSRDSELIEVELNDIPGGPESFELAAKFCYGFAVDLTASNISGLRSAAEYLEMTEDLEEGNLIFKTEAFLSYVVLSSWRDSIVVLKSCESLSPWAENIQIVRRCSESIAWKACANPRGIRWAYTGRPTRTCSPKWNSGDSKDSSPGKNQPVPPDWWFEDVSILRIDHFVRVVTAIKVKGMRFDLIGAAIMHYASKWLPGLAKEGARGSDDAWNQGGLHLTVAGSANKEDLSSSQIREQRMVIESLISIIPPQKDSVSCCFLLRMLRLANILKVAPALGTELEKRVGMQLEQATLQDLLIPSYNRGETSYDVDLVHRLLEHFLVQEQTEASSPGREPYPEKCGYDANSRPSVPIAKLRVAKLLDSYLTEVSRDRNLSLTKFQVLAEALPDSARTCDDGLYRAVDSYLKAHPTLTEHERKRLCRVMDCQKLSIDACTHAAQNERLPLRVVVQVLFSEQLKISNAIANASLKEAGESHLQPMMCTRRQLLEGTPQSFQEGWATAKKDINTLKFEMESMKAKYLELQSDMDNLQRQFEKMASTKSSKQSLSAWSAGWKKLSKLTKITSAVAHDKGAQIPETGVAETTRKGPRRWRNSIS comes from the exons ATGTGGGAATCTGAAGGCGAGGCCCGAGGTGGTGGAAGAGAGCATGGCATCGGCTGCCTTGATCCTGACAGGCATGATGGAGTCGAGTCCGATGGCTTCGAGTGCAGGAATGAGTCTCG GTATGCTTCCAGCGATATTCCTAGTGATTTGCTAGTTAAAGTGAGAGGTGCCAGCTTCCATCTGCACAAG TATCCTCTACTCTCAAGGAGTGGAAGGATGAACCGAATTATATGCGAATCATCGCGGGACTCGGAACTGATTGAGGTAGAATTGAATGATATCCCTGGTGGCCCGGAGTCATTTGAACTAGCGGCGAAGTTCTGCTATGGCTTTGCAGTCGACCTGACTGCCTCCAACATCTCCGGCCTGCGAAGTGCTGCGGAGTATTTGGAGATGACAGAGGATTTGGAAGAGGGAAACTTGATTTTCAAAACAGAAGCCTTCCTCAGCTATGTAGTCCTGTCCTCATGGCGGGACTCAATCGTCGTGCTGAAGAGCTGCGAGAGCCTCTCTCCATGGGCAGAGAACATCCAGATTGTGCGTCGGTGCAGCGAGTCCATCGCTTGGAAGGCCTGCGCAAACCCGAGGGGCATTCGGTGGGCGTATACCGGGAGGCCAACCAGGACTTGCAGTCCCAAATGGAACAGTGGTGACTCCAAAGACTCAAGCCCCGGCAAGAACCAGCCAGTCCCGCCGGACTGGTGGTTCGAAGATGTGTCGATACTCAGAATCGATCACTTCGTGCGAGTTGTTACTGCCATCAAGGTGAAGGGTATGAGGTTCGATTTGATCGGCGCTGCAATCATGCACTATGCTTCTAAATGGCTCCCAGGACTAGCAAAAGAAGGGGCTCGAGGGAGCGACGACGCATGGAACCAGGGAGGACTGCACTTGACCGTCGCAGGGTCGGCTAACAAGGAGGACTTATCGAGCTCGCAGATTCGAGAGCAACGAATGGTTATCGAGAGCCTCATAAGCATAATTCCACCTCAAAAGGACTCTGTTTCATGCTGTTTTCTCCTTCGAATGCTGAGGTTGGCGAACATCCTGAAGGTGGCACCGGCGCTGGGCACAGAATTAGAGAAAAGAGTTGGAATGCAGCTCGAGCAGGCCACTCTGCAAGACCTTTTGATACCTTCCTACAACAGGGGTGAGACATCGTATGATGTTGATCTGGTTCATAGGCTCCTCGAGCATTTCTTGGTCCAAGAGCAAACAGAGGCTTCGAGCCCCGGAAGGGAGCCATATCCTGAGAAATGTGGATATGATGCGAACTCGAGGCCGAGTGTCCCCATTGCAAAGCTAAGAGTTGCAAAGCTATTGGATAGTTATCTTACTGAGGTTTCGAGGGACCGGAATCTGTCACTCACCAAATTTCAAGTCTTGGCAGAGGCCTTGCCGGACTCAGCAAGGACTTGTGACGATGGATTGTACAGAGCGGTGGATTCTTATCTCAAG GCACATCCAACGCTCACCGAGCATGAACGGAAGCGGCTCTGCCGAGTGATGGATTGCCAGAAGCTTTCAATTGATGCCTGTACGCATGCTGCACAGAACGAACGCCTTCCACTTCGGGTTGTAGTCCAAGTCCTGTTCTCTGAGCAACTGAAAATAAGCAATGCAATCGCAAACGCATCACTGAAGGAAGCAGGGGAGTCCCACCTCCAGCCCATGATGTGCACCAGAAGGCAGCTCCTCGAGGGGACCCCTCAATCCTTCCAAGAAGGATGGGCAACAGCAAAGAAGGACATCAACACACTGAAGTTTGAGATGGAGAGCATGAAGGCTAAGTACCTCGAGCTCCAAAGTGATATGGATAACTTGCAGAGGCAGTTTGAGAAGATGGCATCAACCAAGTCCAGCAAGCAGTCGTTATCAGCTTGGAGCGCTGGGTGGAAGAAGCTAAGCAAGCTAACCAAGATCACAAGCGCTGTAGCTCATGACAAAGGAGCTCAGATTCCAGAAACGGGGGTGGCAGAGACGACAAGGAAGGGCCCGAGGAGGTGGAGGAATTCAATCTCTTGA
- the LOC103722290 gene encoding root phototropism protein 3 isoform X3, whose translation MWESEGEARGGGREHGIGCLDPDRHDGVESDGFECRNESRRYASSDIPSDLLVKVRGASFHLHKYPLLSRSGRMNRIICESSRDSELIEVELNDIPGGPESFELAAKFCYGFAVDLTASNISGLRSAAEYLEMTEDLEEGNLIFKTEAFLSYVVLSSWRDSIVVLKSCESLSPWAENIQIVRRCSESIAWKACANPRGIRWAYTGRPTRTCSPKWNSGDSKDSSPGKNQPVPPDWWFEDVSILRIDHFVRVVTAIKVKGMRFDLIGAAIMHYASKWLPGLAKEGARGSDDAWNQGGLHLTVAGSANKEDLSSSQIREQRMVIESLISIIPPQKDSVSCCFLLRMLRLANILKVAPALGTELEKRVGMQLEQATLQDLLIPSYNRGETSYDVDLVHRLLEHFLVQEQTEASSPGREPYPEKCGYDANSRPSVPIAKLRVAKLLDSYLTEVSRDRNLSLTKFQVLAEALPDSARTCDDGLYRAVDSYLKAHPTLTEHERKRLCRVMDCQKLSIDACTHAAQNERLPLRVVVQVLFSEQLKISNAIANASLKEAGESHLQPMMCTRRQLLEGTPQSFQEGWATAKKDINTLKFEMESMKAKYLELQSDMDNLQRQFEKMASTKSSKQSLSAWSAGWKKLSKLTKITSAVAHDKGAQIPETGVAETTRKGPRRWRNSIS comes from the exons ATGTGGGAATCTGAAGGCGAGGCCCGAGGTGGTGGAAGAGAGCATGGCATCGGCTGCCTTGATCCTGACAGGCATGATGGAGTCGAGTCCGATGGCTTCGAGTGCAGGAATGAGTCTCG TAGGTATGCTTCCAGCGATATTCCTAGTGATTTGCTAGTTAAAGTGAGAGGTGCCAGCTTCCATCTGCACAAG TATCCTCTACTCTCAAGGAGTGGAAGGATGAACCGAATTATATGCGAATCATCGCGGGACTCGGAACTGATTGAGGTAGAATTGAATGATATCCCTGGTGGCCCGGAGTCATTTGAACTAGCGGCGAAGTTCTGCTATGGCTTTGCAGTCGACCTGACTGCCTCCAACATCTCCGGCCTGCGAAGTGCTGCGGAGTATTTGGAGATGACAGAGGATTTGGAAGAGGGAAACTTGATTTTCAAAACAGAAGCCTTCCTCAGCTATGTAGTCCTGTCCTCATGGCGGGACTCAATCGTCGTGCTGAAGAGCTGCGAGAGCCTCTCTCCATGGGCAGAGAACATCCAGATTGTGCGTCGGTGCAGCGAGTCCATCGCTTGGAAGGCCTGCGCAAACCCGAGGGGCATTCGGTGGGCGTATACCGGGAGGCCAACCAGGACTTGCAGTCCCAAATGGAACAGTGGTGACTCCAAAGACTCAAGCCCCGGCAAGAACCAGCCAGTCCCGCCGGACTGGTGGTTCGAAGATGTGTCGATACTCAGAATCGATCACTTCGTGCGAGTTGTTACTGCCATCAAGGTGAAGGGTATGAGGTTCGATTTGATCGGCGCTGCAATCATGCACTATGCTTCTAAATGGCTCCCAGGACTAGCAAAAGAAGGGGCTCGAGGGAGCGACGACGCATGGAACCAGGGAGGACTGCACTTGACCGTCGCAGGGTCGGCTAACAAGGAGGACTTATCGAGCTCGCAGATTCGAGAGCAACGAATGGTTATCGAGAGCCTCATAAGCATAATTCCACCTCAAAAGGACTCTGTTTCATGCTGTTTTCTCCTTCGAATGCTGAGGTTGGCGAACATCCTGAAGGTGGCACCGGCGCTGGGCACAGAATTAGAGAAAAGAGTTGGAATGCAGCTCGAGCAGGCCACTCTGCAAGACCTTTTGATACCTTCCTACAACAGGGGTGAGACATCGTATGATGTTGATCTGGTTCATAGGCTCCTCGAGCATTTCTTGGTCCAAGAGCAAACAGAGGCTTCGAGCCCCGGAAGGGAGCCATATCCTGAGAAATGTGGATATGATGCGAACTCGAGGCCGAGTGTCCCCATTGCAAAGCTAAGAGTTGCAAAGCTATTGGATAGTTATCTTACTGAGGTTTCGAGGGACCGGAATCTGTCACTCACCAAATTTCAAGTCTTGGCAGAGGCCTTGCCGGACTCAGCAAGGACTTGTGACGATGGATTGTACAGAGCGGTGGATTCTTATCTCAAG GCACATCCAACGCTCACCGAGCATGAACGGAAGCGGCTCTGCCGAGTGATGGATTGCCAGAAGCTTTCAATTGATGCCTGTACGCATGCTGCACAGAACGAACGCCTTCCACTTCGGGTTGTAGTCCAAGTCCTGTTCTCTGAGCAACTGAAAATAAGCAATGCAATCGCAAACGCATCACTGAAGGAAGCAGGGGAGTCCCACCTCCAGCCCATGATGTGCACCAGAAGGCAGCTCCTCGAGGGGACCCCTCAATCCTTCCAAGAAGGATGGGCAACAGCAAAGAAGGACATCAACACACTGAAGTTTGAGATGGAGAGCATGAAGGCTAAGTACCTCGAGCTCCAAAGTGATATGGATAACTTGCAGAGGCAGTTTGAGAAGATGGCATCAACCAAGTCCAGCAAGCAGTCGTTATCAGCTTGGAGCGCTGGGTGGAAGAAGCTAAGCAAGCTAACCAAGATCACAAGCGCTGTAGCTCATGACAAAGGAGCTCAGATTCCAGAAACGGGGGTGGCAGAGACGACAAGGAAGGGCCCGAGGAGGTGGAGGAATTCAATCTCTTGA
- the LOC103722290 gene encoding root phototropism protein 3 isoform X5, with amino-acid sequence MNRIICESSRDSELIEVELNDIPGGPESFELAAKFCYGFAVDLTASNISGLRSAAEYLEMTEDLEEGNLIFKTEAFLSYVVLSSWRDSIVVLKSCESLSPWAENIQIVRRCSESIAWKACANPRGIRWAYTGRPTRTCSPKWNSGDSKDSSPGKNQPVPPDWWFEDVSILRIDHFVRVVTAIKVKGMRFDLIGAAIMHYASKWLPGLAKEGARGSDDAWNQGGLHLTVAGSANKEDLSSSQIREQRMVIESLISIIPPQKDSVSCCFLLRMLRLANILKVAPALGTELEKRVGMQLEQATLQDLLIPSYNRGETSYDVDLVHRLLEHFLVQEQTEASSPGREPYPEKCGYDANSRPSVPIAKLRVAKLLDSYLTEVSRDRNLSLTKFQVLAEALPDSARTCDDGLYRAVDSYLKAHPTLTEHERKRLCRVMDCQKLSIDACTHAAQNERLPLRVVVQVLFSEQLKISNAIANASLKEAGESHLQPMMCTRRQLLEGTPQSFQEGWATAKKDINTLKFEMESMKAKYLELQSDMDNLQRQFEKMASTKSSKQSLSAWSAGWKKLSKLTKITSAVAHDKGAQIPETGVAETTRKGPRRWRNSIS; translated from the exons ATGAACCGAATTATATGCGAATCATCGCGGGACTCGGAACTGATTGAGGTAGAATTGAATGATATCCCTGGTGGCCCGGAGTCATTTGAACTAGCGGCGAAGTTCTGCTATGGCTTTGCAGTCGACCTGACTGCCTCCAACATCTCCGGCCTGCGAAGTGCTGCGGAGTATTTGGAGATGACAGAGGATTTGGAAGAGGGAAACTTGATTTTCAAAACAGAAGCCTTCCTCAGCTATGTAGTCCTGTCCTCATGGCGGGACTCAATCGTCGTGCTGAAGAGCTGCGAGAGCCTCTCTCCATGGGCAGAGAACATCCAGATTGTGCGTCGGTGCAGCGAGTCCATCGCTTGGAAGGCCTGCGCAAACCCGAGGGGCATTCGGTGGGCGTATACCGGGAGGCCAACCAGGACTTGCAGTCCCAAATGGAACAGTGGTGACTCCAAAGACTCAAGCCCCGGCAAGAACCAGCCAGTCCCGCCGGACTGGTGGTTCGAAGATGTGTCGATACTCAGAATCGATCACTTCGTGCGAGTTGTTACTGCCATCAAGGTGAAGGGTATGAGGTTCGATTTGATCGGCGCTGCAATCATGCACTATGCTTCTAAATGGCTCCCAGGACTAGCAAAAGAAGGGGCTCGAGGGAGCGACGACGCATGGAACCAGGGAGGACTGCACTTGACCGTCGCAGGGTCGGCTAACAAGGAGGACTTATCGAGCTCGCAGATTCGAGAGCAACGAATGGTTATCGAGAGCCTCATAAGCATAATTCCACCTCAAAAGGACTCTGTTTCATGCTGTTTTCTCCTTCGAATGCTGAGGTTGGCGAACATCCTGAAGGTGGCACCGGCGCTGGGCACAGAATTAGAGAAAAGAGTTGGAATGCAGCTCGAGCAGGCCACTCTGCAAGACCTTTTGATACCTTCCTACAACAGGGGTGAGACATCGTATGATGTTGATCTGGTTCATAGGCTCCTCGAGCATTTCTTGGTCCAAGAGCAAACAGAGGCTTCGAGCCCCGGAAGGGAGCCATATCCTGAGAAATGTGGATATGATGCGAACTCGAGGCCGAGTGTCCCCATTGCAAAGCTAAGAGTTGCAAAGCTATTGGATAGTTATCTTACTGAGGTTTCGAGGGACCGGAATCTGTCACTCACCAAATTTCAAGTCTTGGCAGAGGCCTTGCCGGACTCAGCAAGGACTTGTGACGATGGATTGTACAGAGCGGTGGATTCTTATCTCAAG GCACATCCAACGCTCACCGAGCATGAACGGAAGCGGCTCTGCCGAGTGATGGATTGCCAGAAGCTTTCAATTGATGCCTGTACGCATGCTGCACAGAACGAACGCCTTCCACTTCGGGTTGTAGTCCAAGTCCTGTTCTCTGAGCAACTGAAAATAAGCAATGCAATCGCAAACGCATCACTGAAGGAAGCAGGGGAGTCCCACCTCCAGCCCATGATGTGCACCAGAAGGCAGCTCCTCGAGGGGACCCCTCAATCCTTCCAAGAAGGATGGGCAACAGCAAAGAAGGACATCAACACACTGAAGTTTGAGATGGAGAGCATGAAGGCTAAGTACCTCGAGCTCCAAAGTGATATGGATAACTTGCAGAGGCAGTTTGAGAAGATGGCATCAACCAAGTCCAGCAAGCAGTCGTTATCAGCTTGGAGCGCTGGGTGGAAGAAGCTAAGCAAGCTAACCAAGATCACAAGCGCTGTAGCTCATGACAAAGGAGCTCAGATTCCAGAAACGGGGGTGGCAGAGACGACAAGGAAGGGCCCGAGGAGGTGGAGGAATTCAATCTCTTGA